A genome region from Schistocerca nitens isolate TAMUIC-IGC-003100 chromosome 4, iqSchNite1.1, whole genome shotgun sequence includes the following:
- the LOC126252277 gene encoding vesicular glutamate transporter 2.2-like, with product MLALSGFFIATDCTGSYLNMHAFAPNYAGTIVGIVNMYANLTGIAIPYIVGAFTNTNPTRSAWNAVFYLSSAVAAVSYLIYAVFTTADEQPWNVPPSAYRNQF from the exons ATGTTGGCGCTTAGTGGCTTCTTCATCGCCACAGACTGCACGGGCTCCTACCTCAACATGCATGCATTCGCGCCCAACTACGCGGGCACCATCGTCGGGATCGTCAACATGTACGCCAATCTAACGGGCATCGCCATCCCTTACATCGTTGGTGCATTCACCAACACCAAT CCAACGCGTTCCGCTTGGAATGCCGTCTTCTACCTGTCGTCAGCGGTGGCCGCCGTGTCGTACTTAATCTACGCTGTGTTCACTACCGCTGACGAGCAGCCATGGAACGTGCCACCCTCAG CATATAGAAATCAGTTTTAA